In Deinococcus sp. HSC-46F16, the following are encoded in one genomic region:
- a CDS encoding OsmC family protein produces the protein MSDVKTMQVTWLGEQRYVGVSASGHQLLIDNSATKVGVSPMEALLGALATCTAYDIVQVMGKKRIKLTSYRIEAEGERADEHPRRYTRIVVRHIASGEGLTPEALERAAHLSHEKYCSVAASLNSEVVVETRVEAGETASV, from the coding sequence ATGAGCGACGTCAAGACCATGCAGGTGACCTGGCTGGGCGAGCAGCGCTACGTGGGCGTGAGCGCGAGCGGGCACCAGCTCCTGATCGACAACAGCGCCACCAAGGTGGGCGTGTCGCCCATGGAGGCGCTGCTGGGGGCGCTGGCGACCTGCACCGCCTACGACATCGTGCAGGTCATGGGCAAAAAGCGCATCAAACTGACGAGCTACCGCATCGAGGCGGAAGGCGAGCGGGCCGACGAGCACCCCCGGCGGTACACCCGCATCGTGGTGCGCCACATCGCCAGCGGCGAAGGCCTGACCCCCGAGGCGCTGGAGCGGGCCGCGCACCTCAGCCACGAGAAATACTGCTCGGTGGCGGCCAGCCTGAACAGCGAAGTGGTGGTGGAGACGCGGGTGGAAGCGGGCGAGACGGCCAGCGTGTAA
- a CDS encoding Maf family nucleotide pyrophosphatase → MILASGSPRRRELLTNLGVPFRVVVSGEDEASEERDPARLAESLARQKAAAVAGLHPGTVVIGADTVVALGSELLAKPHDEAENCAFIRQLSGRTHQVYTGVSVFAPDGERSGVERTDVTFRALTNAEVDHYAATGEGLDKAGGYGIQGVGMALVARIEGDYSNVVGFPLGLVIRLLREAGVRVWE, encoded by the coding sequence AACTGCTGACGAACCTCGGCGTCCCCTTCCGGGTCGTCGTTAGCGGCGAGGACGAGGCCAGCGAGGAACGCGACCCCGCCCGGCTCGCGGAAAGCCTGGCCCGGCAGAAGGCGGCGGCGGTGGCCGGGCTGCACCCCGGCACGGTGGTGATCGGAGCCGACACGGTGGTCGCGCTGGGGAGCGAGCTGCTCGCCAAGCCGCACGACGAGGCCGAGAACTGCGCCTTCATTCGGCAGCTCTCGGGCCGGACCCATCAGGTCTACACCGGGGTCAGCGTCTTCGCCCCGGACGGCGAGCGGAGTGGCGTGGAGCGCACCGACGTGACCTTCCGCGCCCTCACGAACGCCGAGGTGGACCACTACGCCGCCACGGGCGAGGGGCTGGACAAGGCCGGGGGCTACGGCATCCAGGGGGTCGGCATGGCCCTCGTCGCCCGGATTGAGGGGGACTATTCCAACGTCGTCGGCTTCCCGCTGGGGCTGGTCATCCGGCTTTTGCGGGAGGCGGGGGTGCGGGTCTGGGAATAG